Proteins encoded together in one Xylanibacillus composti window:
- the rpsB gene encoding 30S ribosomal protein S2 gives MAVISMKQLLEAGVHFGHQTRRWNPKMDKYIFTERNGIYIIDLQKTVKKVDEAYNFVKSVAENNGTIMFVGTKKQAQDSVAEEAERCGMFYINQRWLGGTLTNFETIRKRINRLKELERWAEDGTFDVLPKKEVILLNKEKARLEKFLGGIKGMERLPDALFVIDPRKERIAVAEARKLGIPIVGIVDTNCDPDEIDYVIPGNDDAIRAVKLLTSKMADAVVEAHQGEQTTA, from the coding sequence ATGGCAGTCATCTCCATGAAACAGCTTCTCGAAGCTGGGGTACACTTCGGGCATCAGACCCGTCGCTGGAATCCGAAAATGGACAAATACATCTTCACCGAACGTAACGGGATTTACATTATTGACCTGCAGAAAACCGTTAAGAAAGTAGACGAAGCATACAACTTCGTGAAATCGGTCGCCGAGAACAACGGCACGATCATGTTCGTAGGAACGAAGAAGCAGGCGCAGGATTCTGTAGCAGAGGAAGCAGAACGCTGCGGCATGTTCTATATCAACCAGCGCTGGCTGGGCGGTACGCTTACGAACTTCGAGACGATCCGCAAACGGATCAACCGCTTGAAAGAGCTGGAGCGTTGGGCAGAAGACGGCACTTTCGATGTGCTTCCGAAGAAGGAAGTTATTCTGCTGAACAAGGAAAAAGCCCGTCTGGAGAAATTCCTTGGCGGCATCAAAGGCATGGAACGCTTGCCGGATGCGCTGTTCGTTATTGATCCGCGGAAAGAACGCATTGCCGTGGCAGAAGCGCGCAAGTTGGGCATTCCGATTGTAGGGATTGTAGATACCAACTGTGATCCGGACGAGATCGATTATGTAATCCCAGGCAACGACGACGCAATTCGCGCTGTCAAGCTGCTGACTTCCAAAATGGCGGACGCTGTTGTGGAAGCTCATCAAGGAGAACAAACTACAGCTTAA
- a CDS encoding chemotaxis protein CheC, with amino-acid sequence MDVLKEVGNIGAGNAATALSKLLDKPVDMQVPKVNLLPFEAITNIVGGSEQVVIAIFLRVVGDAPGNMFFVIQPASAKKLLERIAGLEIEEEEDRFSEMEYSALHEIGNILAGSYLSSLADFTKLSLQPTVPSLAVDMAGAILSFGLMEYGAMGDRALLIDTKFLEGQDAVEGHFFLIPDPESFGKMFAALGVPVE; translated from the coding sequence ATGGATGTATTGAAGGAAGTGGGCAATATCGGCGCAGGCAATGCGGCGACGGCATTGTCCAAGCTGCTGGACAAGCCGGTCGATATGCAGGTTCCGAAGGTCAACCTGCTGCCCTTCGAGGCGATTACGAATATTGTCGGCGGATCGGAACAAGTTGTGATTGCCATCTTCCTGCGCGTCGTCGGCGATGCGCCCGGCAATATGTTTTTCGTCATTCAGCCTGCCTCCGCGAAGAAACTGCTGGAGCGGATCGCCGGTCTGGAGATAGAGGAGGAAGAGGACCGCTTCTCGGAGATGGAGTATTCGGCTTTGCACGAAATCGGCAATATCCTTGCGGGTTCCTACTTGTCTTCCCTCGCCGACTTTACCAAACTGTCGCTTCAGCCAACTGTGCCCTCGTTGGCTGTCGATATGGCAGGCGCCATCCTGAGCTTTGGTTTGATGGAGTACGGGGCGATGGGAGACCGCGCGCTTCTTATTGATACGAAATTTTTGGAAGGGCAGGATGCTGTGGAAGGACATTTTTTCCTTATTCCAGATCCCGAATCATTCGGCAAAATGTTCGCTGCCTTGGGAGTACCTGTTGAATGA
- a CDS encoding chemotaxis protein CheW: MGEELKVIVFSLGQEEYGVEVDKVRTIERMVPMTRVPKTPDFVKGVINLRGVVTPVIDLRGRFGIEEAAYTESTRIVIVAYGELEVGMIVDAANDVLDVNTDNIEDPPEVVGGIKAKYLRGVAKVGEDRLLILLNLEEVLNKSEIIQLEQLEE; the protein is encoded by the coding sequence ATGGGAGAAGAATTGAAGGTCATTGTATTTTCATTAGGGCAAGAGGAGTACGGCGTAGAGGTTGACAAAGTGCGGACAATTGAGCGAATGGTGCCGATGACACGCGTGCCCAAAACGCCCGATTTCGTGAAGGGCGTCATTAATCTAAGAGGTGTGGTCACCCCGGTAATCGATTTGCGGGGCCGATTCGGGATAGAAGAGGCGGCTTACACCGAGAGCACCCGCATTGTGATCGTGGCCTATGGAGAGTTGGAAGTCGGGATGATTGTAGATGCGGCCAACGATGTGCTGGATGTCAACACCGACAACATTGAAGATCCGCCAGAGGTTGTAGGCGGCATCAAGGCGAAATATTTGCGCGGCGTTGCGAAGGTGGGAGAAGATCGCCTGTTGATTCTCTTGAATTTGGAAGAGGTTCTGAACAAAAGCGAAATCATTCAGCTCGAGCAGCTGGAGGAGTAG
- a CDS encoding DUF6115 domain-containing protein, whose product MEAWHYIVVLGLLCIVYAALLPRRSNAEQTQEISRQLEGSLDAFAAELEDSNSKLVEAMTEIKRTQDARMNELRERLALQEQRTIETERELRKAEERLAEVERRFLSISTAPTLPAASADETKTGAAFSASPAAKEGHSPMRTRYAELFALYESGKSIEAIAKKLGMNKGEVQLIVTLAGQEEQAGVQK is encoded by the coding sequence ATGGAGGCTTGGCATTATATTGTAGTACTAGGCTTGTTGTGCATCGTGTACGCCGCGCTGCTGCCCAGGCGCAGCAATGCGGAACAGACACAGGAGATCAGCAGGCAGCTTGAAGGATCGCTTGACGCATTCGCTGCTGAATTGGAAGACAGCAACAGCAAGCTGGTAGAAGCGATGACAGAAATCAAACGCACGCAAGATGCGCGCATGAACGAATTGCGGGAACGGTTGGCTTTGCAAGAACAGCGGACGATCGAAACAGAGCGGGAATTGAGGAAGGCGGAGGAACGTCTGGCAGAGGTGGAGCGACGCTTCCTGTCGATTTCAACGGCTCCGACTCTGCCCGCTGCTTCCGCTGACGAGACAAAGACAGGCGCTGCTTTCTCTGCGAGTCCGGCCGCGAAGGAAGGTCATTCCCCGATGCGGACCCGTTATGCAGAGCTGTTCGCCTTGTACGAAAGCGGAAAATCGATTGAGGCCATTGCGAAGAAGCTCGGGATGAATAAGGGCGAGGTGCAGTTGATTGTGACTTTGGCTGGTCAGGAGGAGCAGGCCGGTGTTCAAAAATAA
- a CDS encoding DUF342 domain-containing protein gives MANPYPIDHYVSIVLEEDKLKAYVQFTNIDEQFTLTKEELLSVLKAHHIVYGIRHEALTEIVEKLPEYLYKRTLIAEGDRPRDGADGWIQMAEGVYHEEKGGPGKQEDGKVDFKQVRQINNVRKGELIATRVSAEEGKAGRSVTGEELFAKNGKEAFFKMGKNVVADEENKRLFAVIDGVVSKTDGDKINVFPVYEVNGDIDYSVGNIDFVGTVVIRGNVLTGFRVKASGDIRIIGGVEGAEIEAGGSIEVTAGIMGHNKGYVQAGKSIKCSFVQDANLSAAEDILVSQSIMHAQVKAGKNVVCQGSKGLIVGGVVQAGETVNARTIGNSTSTPTVLEVGVLPELRNELLQLRNETRAIKENLDKTEKALGLLDTMALQGQLSSDKLAMRIKLNNTKKQAQLDLQAKKERMLEIEHSLEDTENAKVIVTGTIFNGSKVVIGRYTRFVKETYSRVVFRLSEGDISIVNL, from the coding sequence ATGGCAAACCCATATCCGATTGACCACTATGTGAGCATCGTGCTGGAAGAGGACAAACTGAAGGCTTACGTGCAGTTTACCAACATCGACGAGCAGTTCACCCTTACGAAGGAGGAGCTGCTGTCTGTGTTGAAAGCGCATCACATTGTGTATGGGATACGGCATGAGGCTCTGACCGAAATTGTAGAGAAGCTGCCTGAATACCTCTACAAGCGTACGCTCATTGCAGAAGGAGACCGTCCTCGCGACGGGGCAGACGGATGGATTCAGATGGCCGAGGGCGTCTATCACGAGGAGAAGGGCGGTCCCGGCAAACAGGAGGACGGAAAAGTCGACTTCAAGCAGGTGAGGCAAATTAACAATGTCCGGAAGGGGGAATTGATTGCAACGCGCGTGAGCGCCGAGGAAGGAAAAGCCGGAAGAAGCGTGACCGGCGAGGAATTGTTTGCGAAGAACGGCAAGGAAGCGTTTTTCAAAATGGGCAAAAATGTCGTAGCCGATGAAGAGAACAAGCGCCTGTTCGCTGTCATAGACGGAGTCGTCTCCAAAACGGATGGAGATAAAATCAATGTATTTCCGGTGTACGAGGTCAACGGCGATATCGATTATAGCGTCGGCAACATTGATTTCGTCGGCACCGTCGTGATCCGCGGCAACGTGCTTACCGGTTTTCGCGTCAAAGCATCTGGCGACATTCGCATCATCGGCGGAGTGGAAGGAGCGGAAATCGAAGCGGGAGGTTCCATTGAGGTGACAGCCGGGATCATGGGCCATAATAAAGGATATGTCCAGGCAGGCAAGTCGATCAAGTGCTCCTTCGTTCAGGATGCGAACTTGTCTGCAGCAGAAGATATCTTAGTATCGCAAAGCATTATGCATGCCCAGGTCAAGGCGGGAAAAAATGTGGTATGCCAGGGCAGCAAGGGCTTGATTGTGGGAGGCGTCGTCCAGGCAGGCGAAACCGTCAATGCCCGCACAATCGGCAATTCCACCTCCACGCCCACCGTCCTGGAGGTAGGGGTTCTGCCGGAGTTGCGAAACGAATTGCTGCAGCTTCGAAATGAAACGCGCGCCATTAAAGAGAATTTGGATAAGACGGAAAAGGCGCTCGGTCTGCTGGATACGATGGCTTTGCAGGGGCAGCTTTCTTCAGACAAGCTGGCCATGCGCATCAAGCTGAACAATACGAAGAAGCAGGCGCAGCTTGATTTGCAGGCTAAGAAGGAGCGCATGCTTGAAATCGAGCATTCTCTGGAGGATACGGAAAATGCGAAGGTCATTGTCACTGGCACGATCTTCAACGGATCGAAGGTTGTCATTGGCCGTTATACGCGATTTGTCAAGGAGACGTACTCGCGTGTTGTGTTTCGATTGTCGGAGGGCGACATTTCCATCGTCAATCTTTAG
- a CDS encoding protein-glutamate methylesterase/protein-glutamine glutaminase, which yields MEKLQVLVVDDSAFMRKMISDLLNEHPRLTVQATARNGKEAIEKTMALKPDVITLDVEMPEMNGLEALKAIMNEMPTPVVMLSSLTDAGAKETIEALQIGAVDFIQKPSGSISLDLHKVRELLHEKVIAAATTQVKRLAKPSKLPKPSKPPSSLPQQEPAGRKPGLRMSFSHLVAIGTSTGGPRALQQLLTGIPENFPAPILIVQHMPPKFTQSLAQRLNAVCRITVVEAEEGMPLSAGMAYIAPGGWHMGVREKGDNRYTIRLNKDSPRSGHRPSVDALYESLLPLRQLTLHAVLLTGMGSDGARGMKALLDAGAATTIAESEETSVIYGMPRSAVELNAATCVLPLHDIASKLVRITQ from the coding sequence ATGGAAAAGCTTCAGGTATTGGTCGTGGATGATTCGGCTTTTATGCGGAAGATGATATCGGATTTGCTAAATGAGCATCCCCGGTTGACCGTTCAGGCTACGGCCCGAAACGGCAAGGAGGCTATCGAGAAGACGATGGCCCTGAAGCCGGATGTCATTACGTTGGATGTGGAAATGCCAGAGATGAACGGGCTTGAGGCGTTGAAGGCCATCATGAATGAAATGCCGACACCGGTTGTCATGTTAAGCAGCTTGACTGATGCGGGGGCAAAGGAAACGATCGAGGCGCTGCAGATTGGGGCAGTCGATTTTATTCAGAAGCCTTCCGGATCCATTTCGCTCGATCTGCACAAGGTGCGGGAATTGCTTCATGAGAAAGTAATAGCGGCGGCGACAACGCAGGTGAAGCGTCTCGCCAAGCCGTCCAAGCTGCCCAAGCCGTCCAAGCCGCCCTCAAGCTTGCCGCAGCAGGAGCCGGCAGGACGCAAGCCGGGTCTGCGCATGTCATTCTCGCATCTTGTAGCGATTGGGACTTCGACAGGCGGCCCGCGTGCCCTGCAGCAGCTCTTGACTGGCATACCCGAGAATTTTCCGGCACCGATCCTGATCGTTCAACATATGCCGCCCAAATTTACCCAATCGCTGGCACAGCGCTTGAATGCGGTGTGCAGGATAACGGTTGTGGAAGCCGAGGAGGGCATGCCATTATCAGCCGGAATGGCCTATATCGCACCGGGAGGCTGGCATATGGGGGTTCGGGAAAAGGGCGATAACCGTTATACGATCAGGCTTAACAAGGACTCTCCGCGATCCGGGCATCGCCCGTCCGTTGATGCCCTTTACGAATCACTGCTTCCTCTGCGTCAGCTTACGCTGCATGCCGTTCTTCTGACGGGAATGGGAAGCGACGGGGCGAGAGGCATGAAGGCCTTATTGGACGCAGGTGCGGCTACGACAATTGCCGAATCAGAGGAAACAAGCGTGATCTATGGCATGCCTCGATCTGCTGTTGAACTGAATGCGGCTACCTGCGTGCTTCCGTTGCATGACATTGCATCGAAGCTGGTACGCATTACCCAATAG
- the tsf gene encoding translation elongation factor Ts has protein sequence MAVTAQMVKELREKTGAGMLDCKKALEEANGDLTKASEILREKGLAAAASKAGRAATEGVVESYIHAGGRIGVLVEVNCETDFVAKTDQFKEFVRDVAMQIAAASPRYVRKEDVPQEDLDKEREILRAQALNEGKPEKIVEKMVEGRLGKYYEEYCLLEQSYIKDPDKTIAQLVNEKISTIGENISIRRFVRFELGEGLEKKEDNFVEEVMAQAKR, from the coding sequence ATGGCAGTAACTGCTCAGATGGTGAAAGAATTGCGCGAGAAGACTGGCGCCGGCATGCTGGATTGCAAAAAAGCGCTTGAAGAAGCAAATGGAGACCTTACAAAGGCATCGGAGATTCTTCGCGAGAAAGGCTTGGCTGCAGCAGCCAGCAAGGCTGGACGTGCAGCGACAGAAGGCGTGGTTGAATCTTACATACATGCGGGCGGCAGAATCGGCGTGTTGGTAGAAGTAAACTGCGAAACGGACTTTGTTGCCAAGACGGATCAATTCAAGGAATTTGTTCGCGATGTAGCGATGCAGATTGCAGCGGCAAGCCCGCGCTATGTACGCAAGGAAGACGTTCCGCAAGAGGATCTCGACAAAGAGCGTGAAATTCTTCGTGCGCAAGCCTTGAATGAAGGCAAACCGGAGAAGATTGTCGAGAAGATGGTGGAAGGACGTCTCGGCAAATATTACGAGGAGTACTGCTTGCTGGAGCAATCCTACATCAAGGACCCGGACAAAACAATCGCTCAGCTGGTGAACGAAAAAATCAGCACAATCGGGGAAAACATCTCGATCCGTCGGTTTGTTCGCTTCGAGCTTGGAGAAGGCCTGGAAAAGAAAGAAGACAACTTTGTTGAAGAGGTTATGGCGCAAGCGAAAAGATAA
- a CDS encoding chemotaxis protein CheA gives MEVNQYLSMFIDESKDHLQAMNDNLLALENAPDDISIVQHIFRSAHTLKGMSATMGFEDLAHLTHEMENVLDLLRNHKLTMDEFIFDVLFKGLDSLEAMVYDIIEGGSGKSDVSDLVRNLQSIVSGDYKSQSGPQASAAPVKSEEASSFDLDEFQISILEQSMEQGMLAYSIQVGIREDCVLKAARAYMVFEALEQNGEVIKSSPSVQDIENEKFDRSFSVYYITGLDQEALTGLVGNVSEIESVQATQLTAESLKQLQQSKQQREEEQKSVQAAAGDSSAAESKAGRQAQGAPAAKVANRTIRVDIERLDVLMNLFSELLIDRVRLESLAEEIRRNELTETVEHMARVSSDLQNIVLKLRMVPVESVFNRFPRMIRDISKTLEKKVELEITGADTELDRTVIDEIGDPLVHLLRNSVDHGVELPNERVSNGKPETGTIHLRAFHSGNHVFIEIEDDGKGIDRHKVLKTAIKNNVVTEQQAQSMEDTEVYQLLFASGFSTADKISDISGRGVGLDVVKSKIEQLGGQVSVESKLGVGTKFSIQLPLTLSIISAMLIRVGDEKYAVPLSSIVETMAIAPDKVRRVHGNPMIDYREGVIPLVSLKEVFECPDSAADKPEDLNLVIVRKGDKVISLEVDEFIGQQEIVLKSIGKYLTNLFGISGATILGDGQVSLIIDPNALFK, from the coding sequence GTGGAAGTAAATCAATATTTAAGCATGTTTATTGACGAGTCCAAGGATCATCTTCAAGCGATGAACGACAACCTGCTTGCCCTGGAAAATGCGCCGGACGACATATCGATCGTTCAGCATATTTTTCGGTCGGCGCATACGCTCAAAGGCATGTCGGCTACGATGGGGTTCGAGGACTTGGCCCACCTGACGCATGAGATGGAGAATGTGCTGGATCTGCTGCGAAACCACAAGCTGACCATGGACGAGTTCATCTTTGACGTGCTGTTCAAAGGTTTGGACAGTCTGGAAGCGATGGTGTACGACATCATCGAAGGAGGAAGCGGCAAATCCGACGTTTCTGACCTGGTGAGAAACCTGCAGAGCATCGTGTCTGGCGACTACAAGTCGCAAAGCGGTCCGCAGGCGTCGGCCGCACCGGTGAAGAGCGAGGAAGCGTCCAGCTTTGATCTCGATGAATTTCAGATTTCCATACTGGAGCAGTCGATGGAGCAGGGGATGCTGGCTTATTCCATACAGGTAGGGATTCGCGAAGACTGCGTGCTAAAGGCAGCCCGGGCCTACATGGTATTTGAAGCGCTGGAGCAGAACGGCGAGGTCATCAAGTCGTCCCCTAGCGTACAAGATATCGAGAATGAGAAATTTGACCGGAGCTTTTCCGTCTACTATATTACAGGACTGGATCAGGAAGCGCTGACCGGATTGGTCGGCAATGTCTCCGAGATTGAGAGCGTACAGGCGACCCAATTGACTGCCGAGAGCTTGAAGCAGTTGCAGCAAAGCAAGCAGCAAAGGGAAGAGGAACAGAAATCTGTGCAAGCGGCAGCCGGGGATTCATCCGCGGCCGAGAGCAAGGCAGGGCGACAGGCGCAAGGCGCTCCAGCTGCGAAAGTGGCCAATCGTACGATTCGTGTCGATATTGAGCGGCTTGATGTATTGATGAATTTGTTCAGCGAACTGTTGATTGATCGCGTTCGCCTGGAATCGCTCGCGGAGGAGATCCGCAGAAATGAATTGACGGAAACGGTGGAGCACATGGCACGGGTCAGCTCCGATTTGCAGAATATCGTGCTTAAGCTGCGCATGGTTCCGGTAGAGTCCGTATTTAACCGCTTCCCGCGGATGATTCGGGATATTTCCAAAACATTGGAGAAAAAAGTGGAGCTGGAAATAACCGGCGCGGATACAGAGCTGGATCGCACCGTTATTGACGAGATTGGCGACCCGCTGGTGCACCTGCTGCGCAACTCCGTCGACCACGGTGTTGAACTGCCGAACGAGCGGGTGAGCAATGGGAAGCCGGAGACGGGAACGATTCACCTTCGCGCTTTTCATTCCGGCAATCATGTGTTTATTGAGATTGAGGATGACGGAAAGGGCATCGATCGCCATAAGGTGCTGAAGACGGCGATCAAGAACAATGTCGTTACCGAGCAGCAGGCGCAATCGATGGAGGATACGGAGGTTTACCAGCTTTTGTTCGCTTCGGGCTTCAGCACGGCGGACAAAATCTCCGATATTTCAGGACGCGGGGTCGGTCTGGACGTTGTCAAATCGAAAATTGAGCAGCTAGGCGGTCAAGTATCAGTCGAATCCAAGCTTGGTGTCGGCACCAAATTTTCCATTCAGCTGCCTCTTACGCTGTCCATCATATCAGCTATGCTGATTCGGGTCGGCGATGAGAAATATGCGGTCCCGCTTTCTTCCATCGTGGAGACTATGGCCATCGCTCCGGACAAGGTCCGCCGAGTTCACGGCAACCCGATGATCGATTATCGGGAAGGCGTGATTCCGCTCGTGTCGCTAAAGGAAGTGTTCGAATGTCCAGACTCCGCTGCGGACAAACCGGAAGATCTGAATCTCGTGATCGTACGCAAAGGAGACAAGGTCATTTCGCTTGAAGTGGACGAGTTCATCGGACAGCAGGAAATTGTGTTGAAATCGATCGGCAAGTATTTGACGAATTTGTTTGGCATATCCGGCGCTACCATTTTGGGAGACGGGCAAGTATCGCTGATTATTGATCCGAACGCTCTGTTCAAGTAA
- a CDS encoding FliA/WhiG family RNA polymerase sigma factor, which translates to MPQQETRLSHLPEWKAWKEEGDIDAKKMLIEQYLPLVDYVVNRLAVGLPRNVSRDDLSSHGVMGLIDAIEKFDPGRGLQFETYASWRIRGSIIDGLRQNDWVPRSVREKAKKLEEAYQTLEQTYLRSVTDAEICAHLGLNEQELQQMLQDVSVTTICSLEDPIKDEEAETRIQLLIDDKAKKPEDAVHHVFLREELAKAIDKLTEKERTVVSLLYYEDLSLTEIAEVMSLTPSRISQLHSKAMMRLRGTLNRAKTLLFHEQ; encoded by the coding sequence ATGCCGCAGCAGGAAACGCGCCTCTCCCACCTTCCCGAATGGAAAGCATGGAAGGAAGAGGGCGATATCGATGCCAAGAAAATGTTGATCGAGCAGTATTTGCCGCTCGTAGACTATGTGGTGAATCGTTTGGCAGTTGGTCTTCCGCGTAATGTGTCACGGGACGATCTGTCGAGCCATGGTGTCATGGGTTTGATTGATGCGATAGAAAAATTCGATCCCGGCAGAGGTTTGCAATTCGAGACGTACGCCTCTTGGCGAATCCGGGGTTCTATTATAGACGGGCTGCGGCAGAACGATTGGGTGCCGCGCTCGGTGCGGGAAAAGGCCAAAAAACTGGAGGAAGCTTACCAGACTTTGGAGCAGACCTATTTGCGATCCGTAACGGATGCGGAGATTTGCGCTCATCTCGGCTTGAATGAGCAGGAATTGCAGCAAATGCTGCAGGATGTCTCGGTGACCACGATTTGCTCGCTGGAGGATCCCATCAAGGATGAGGAAGCCGAAACCCGCATTCAGCTATTGATTGACGATAAGGCAAAAAAGCCGGAAGACGCCGTACACCATGTTTTTTTAAGGGAGGAACTGGCCAAGGCCATCGACAAATTGACGGAGAAAGAACGTACGGTGGTCTCCCTACTCTATTACGAGGATTTGTCCTTAACCGAAATTGCAGAAGTAATGTCCTTGACGCCGTCGCGCATTTCACAACTCCACTCCAAAGCAATGATGCGGCTCAGGGGCACCTTAAATCGAGCCAAGACCTTATTGTTTCATGAACAATAA
- a CDS encoding chemotaxis protein CheD gives MTSLSTVKVGMADLGVLVGAGSLKTTGLGSCVGLTLHDPVARVSGMAHIMLPTSSIAREGSNLNKAKYADTAIPELIDRMQKSGAMTSRMVGKMAGGAQMFAFAATSESMRIGPRNVESCKAILAEYGIPLKGEDTGGNYGRTIELLGDTGILIIRSVNQHIKEL, from the coding sequence ATGACCAGTTTAAGTACAGTAAAAGTTGGCATGGCTGATTTGGGCGTATTAGTTGGGGCGGGCAGTCTGAAGACGACAGGACTCGGTTCTTGCGTCGGACTTACCTTGCATGATCCGGTCGCTCGTGTTTCCGGCATGGCGCACATTATGCTGCCGACTTCAAGCATTGCACGCGAGGGCAGCAATCTGAACAAAGCAAAGTATGCCGATACGGCAATTCCGGAATTGATTGATCGCATGCAGAAGTCAGGGGCGATGACGTCCCGCATGGTGGGCAAGATGGCCGGCGGCGCGCAGATGTTTGCTTTTGCCGCAACGAGCGAATCGATGCGCATCGGTCCGAGAAATGTTGAAAGCTGCAAAGCCATTTTGGCTGAGTACGGCATTCCCTTGAAGGGCGAAGACACGGGGGGCAATTACGGCAGAACCATTGAGTTATTGGGCGATACGGGGATTCTTATTATCCGTAGCGTGAATCAACACATAAAGGAATTGTAG